The genomic region ttataatataatagtaaatatttttttgtaaatatttaagtttaagactttttaataaatagtaaatattaaaatagtaataatatattatgatagtaaatatattttttgtaaatatttaagtttgaggctttaataaatagtaaatattaaaatagtaataatattatagtaaatattttttgtaaatatttaagtttaagactttttaataaatagtaaatattaaaatagtaataatagaatagttaaaatttaagtttaagactttaataaatagtaaatattaaaatagtaataatatattatgaaagtaaatatatttttgtaaatatttaagtttaaggctttaataaatagtaaatattaaaataattgtaatataattgtaaatattttattaaatatttaagtttaagattttaataaatagggaatattaaaatagtaataatataatataatgttaaatattattttagtaaatatttaagtttaagatttttaatgcctaaaattttgattttgagatttaaggcTTTTTAACGGACACCCTATAAATACATGTGTAATCAGGGGCCTGAATATCAATATGTAATCGTATCATTGAAACCACATATGGAGGTAGTCAAAAATGCATGTATAGTGTAAACTTATCTTTTTAAAATCTGTACGTAAATGATCACAAGACTTGTTTGAAATGGAAGTGCATCTTTTGTGGGCTACTTGTCAAACATAGATAGCAGATAACACATCCTAATACAAGGTGGAAGCATTAAATTGATGTCCACTGGCTGACCAGCTTTCATTTTGTAGTGTGTACAGATTGGCACAATCATTTGTATAGCATTTTGTTAGCCatatgattcattttctttttggcttagtccctttattattcaggggtggcccaacagctgaatgaaccaccaacttatccagcatatgttttactcagcggatgcccttccagctgcaacccatcactggaaaacacccatacactctcattcacacacatacactacatataatttagcctacccaatttacctatagcacatgtctttggactgtgggggaaactggagcacccggaggaaacccacacaaacacagggagaacatgcaaactccacagagaaatgccaactgactcagccgaggctcaaaccagtgaccttcttgctgtgaggcgacagtgctaaccactgtgccaccgtgacgccctagcCATATCATTACAACTTATAATCATATGGCTTTTGACAGATGTTATCTCCAGCAGAATGGCAGAAACAATgactattttttaaatgaatagttccaCTACTTCAATTGTTTGGACACACAGGTAGTCCTGACCAAATTGGTTCATGTTGTTATGCTCAGCCCATTTAATCAAGTTGTTTAGTGCAGTTAGTTAGAGTTCCCAGAATTCCAACaactttaagtgtgtgtttgaTTTGTTGATATTCCATGTTTAACATTTGACCCGTCAGTaattttctcttttgtatttgtttCCAGGTGACACAGAGGAGCTTCCTGGGCCGCTGAGACGTGACTTCGGGCTGGGCGTCTCATTTCCTGTGCCTGGCCCAGACAAGCTCAAAAAAGCTGCCCTCTGAATGACTACTGGCCGTCTGTTTGTGGGGTTTTGCCAAGCTGTCACCATGAGCAAATACTCCCAGTACTTCAACAAGACCCTCATCCAGGTCCACTATCTCACTGCTAAGGAGATGACCGCGGAGGAACTAAAAGACCGCCTTGAGAGTAAACAAAGCTTGAGCTCCctgaacattttatttgtcataaTCTGCAGCATCATCATCTTGGAAAACCTCCTCGTGCTCATTGCTGTGTTTAGGAATAAGAAGTTCCACTCAGCCATGTTCTTCTTCATTGGGAACCTGGCCTTCTCTGACCTACTAGCTGGCTCTGCATACATTGCCAACATCTTCCTGTCTGGCCCTAGGACATTTCATTTGACTCCTGTCCAGTGGTTCATACGAGAAGGGACTGCTTTCATTGCACTGTCCGCCTCAGTTTTCAGCCTGCTGGCTATTGCTATCGAGCGCTACATTGCCATCACCAAGGTCAAGGTTTACGGATCCAACAAAACGTGCCGCATGTTTCTTCTGATTGGAGCATGCTGGGTGATGTCCATTCTTCTGGGAGGTCTTCCTATTATTGGTTGGAACTGTATTAATAACCTGGATGATTGCTCAGCTGTTTTGCCCCTCAACACCCGATACTACATCCGGTTTGTTGTCACCATCTTTAGCATCATCTTGCTGTCCATTGTGATCCTTTACGTTCGTATCTATCTCATTGTGCGCACCAGCCACCAAGAGGCCACCAATTCTCCAGCGTACGCTCTCCTGAAAACGGTCACAATTGTCCTTGGCGTCTTCATCATCTGTTGGCTGCCTGCCTTCACCATCCTTCTCCTGGACACTTCCTGCAAGATGAAGCAATGCCCCATCCTCAGTAACGCTGCCATCTTCTTCAGCTTTGCCACACTGAATTCGGCACTGAACCCGTTGATCTACACCTTGCGGAGTAAGGACATGAGGAAGGAGTTCTTGAGGGTCCTGTGTTGCTGGGGGCTGCTCAATTGCGGCAGACCTCCTCACCGCTGCATGGTACCACTCAAAAGCTCGAGTTCAATGGAGCACTGCACCAACAAACATGAACATCAGTCCATTCCCATCATGCAGGACTGCACTACCTGTGTTTGATTTCGTCTACACAGTGCCCAAGTGTTTGCAGATCCCCACCTTCTTGGAGGCAAGGCACATACGACAGAAGTGTTCAGAGACCTTGTGGGTCAAACAAGAATCACAACTAATGACTCTTACATTTAGAGCAGATATGCCAGCTGTGTTACCAGACTCCCATATGTCCTTAGTCGCTTCTGTCATTGCAAAGTTTCTTGACCATCACAGCAGACTTGTCCTGCAAATTAATCCATCAACAAATCCTACGAAACGAAAGAAAGCCTAACGGAAATGGGAATATGCATTTTAGCTCTTTGACCAAACATGATCAATCAAAGTTGAAGATATTGCACTTTGTAGACTTTGTAGGCAGTTTGGCATTCTGTACTTCTCATGTGCTGAACAACCTACTAGAAGTCACATACAAGATGTATCCTATCCACTGTCATGGTTCAGAAATATGAATGGACAGACTGAAATGTAAAGATCGACAATGCACTCCAAGTGAGCCAAACCACCATGTATGCTTGCAGAACCTCTCCTAATGTATTTATCGAATTACTTGATATACGCAACACCCTTTGATTACCAACAGTAAAAGTATTCCACGACATTGTATTGCATGAAATTCTAACCTGTGTAAAGACTAATATGTATGCCAAGCCTATCTACAGTTGTCAATGTTACTCCTCTATGTCCATTTTGTCCACTCACAGTACCTTACTATTCTTTCTTTTAACATTCCTAATTTTTCCTAAGAGGAAAACCCAGTCAGTACGTCATTACTGAAATCCTACATTGAAATTCTCCCAGCAGCTGATGTAAATGCTGGACCTGTTGGCATGACAATGTTGTAGCATTGCTGCGGCAGCGTGTGCTTTTTTTTGTCCCCTCATgatgaattaaactgaatataCGAATGAAGTGTTACGAGCGAACGTTTCCGCTGATCGACAGTATTACTGAACATCATTGTTCTCCTGTTGATTATTGGGCTTGCAGCAACAAGAAGAGTCAACTTAATGGCATTTAAAGTTAAAAGTAATTGATATGCCATTGATGAGATGTGAAACTCTGAGATTAGGACAAACTGAGCATAGCTTTTTCTCTCAAATTCATTCTGAAATCGGAGGGAAGTGAGGTGTTGTGCTCTTTTAAATGGTTCACAAGTCTTCCGAAGAAGCTATAAACTTCCTGCAACCACAGGAAGTCTGGTGTTTCCTATGCTTTTTCTAGTTGTATTGAACTGACCTTAATCTTCTCATACGTTAATATCATCAGCCCAACACTTTCACTCACAATGATACCAGTTCACAATTTGATCCCAACATGTTTTAGTTTCCTCTGTTGATCAGTTCAGTTTAGCAGAGAAAGCACTTTGGCAGCTCTTCCAATACCGGCctattgttttttcttcttctttatttttatgcatgAAGAGTTTAAGACTGTGTGAGCATCCCTATCACTCCGTTCAACGTAAAACATAGCCAATCCTGTGgaacaatgttttttattattataaatgtatgtatgtatgtatctatgtacagtatgtatgtaatGTGTATACATATAGAATGTCTTGTGTGCAATAGCCTTGTGTTTAGTAGCAAGCTACCTGTGCTAAATCGGTACAATCCCAAACACTAATGTAGGTACATACACATtagttaatttctttttttttttgtaataaaaataaattaaatgcatcAAATGTTGCttgtttgtgttcatttaaaatgttctcaTTGCTAATTCACTGGAATCCAGATAACAATCGTGCGCATTTAGCATATCCTTTAACAGCGGCTGTTGTGTGCGTGACACAGAGATAATTAATGCCACTACGTATTTTATTTCGCTGTATTGTGTTAAACTGAACACAGGAGACTTTATCCCACATATTACAGAAATCTAAACAGACAATGAAAAAAATGCTAACATGCACGAACATGGTTAAGGCCAGACTCGCTTTGACATGAATCTGTTTGCAAATAATATTGCCTAGATCTGCTGGCCT from Danio aesculapii chromosome 3, fDanAes4.1, whole genome shotgun sequence harbors:
- the s1pr2 gene encoding sphingosine 1-phosphate receptor 2; translated protein: MTTGRLFVGFCQAVTMSKYSQYFNKTLIQVHYLTAKEMTAEELKDRLESKQSLSSLNILFVIICSIIILENLLVLIAVFRNKKFHSAMFFFIGNLAFSDLLAGSAYIANIFLSGPRTFHLTPVQWFIREGTAFIALSASVFSLLAIAIERYIAITKVKVYGSNKTCRMFLLIGACWVMSILLGGLPIIGWNCINNLDDCSAVLPLNTRYYIRFVVTIFSIILLSIVILYVRIYLIVRTSHQEATNSPAYALLKTVTIVLGVFIICWLPAFTILLLDTSCKMKQCPILSNAAIFFSFATLNSALNPLIYTLRSKDMRKEFLRVLCCWGLLNCGRPPHRCMVPLKSSSSMEHCTNKHEHQSIPIMQDCTTCV